One genomic segment of Mesoterricola silvestris includes these proteins:
- a CDS encoding DHA2 family efflux MFS transporter permease subunit, which translates to MTTETRHRAVNPWIIALVVMIATFMEVLDTSVANVALPHIAGNLSATVDEATWVLTSYLVANAVVLPLGGYLGGLFGRKRFYMTCVGIFTVSSMLCGLAPSLPWLIFFRIMQGLGGGALQPTSQAILVENFPPEKRGAAMALYGMGVVLAPIVGPVLGGWITDNYSWHWIFLINIPVGILSLFLTYRMVHDPPTLKRMSVKDGFKVDYLGIGVLTLGLAALEIVLDEGQRRDWFASNLILVCAVLAVVCLVGVVFYLLRKDHPILDLRLLKDRNFAVSTVMLFVLGFVLYGSLALLPIFLQTLLGYTASLSGWILSPGGVVILLMMPVVAMLLRKFDTRILIAAGFATCGAGLLWMSRFNLQVPFDTAMYSRCLQSFGLAFLFVPMNVTAFQNVPMDKTSYATGMMNLVRNIGGSTGIALVSTILARRSQVHQASLVANLHPASLAYQGFLDKASHVLVAKGASAPDAAHQAQGMAYGLLQRQATMMAFSDTFWVMGVLCFALLPLILLMRKTMAGRKPVVMDH; encoded by the coding sequence ATGACGACCGAAACACGGCATCGCGCCGTAAACCCGTGGATCATCGCCCTGGTGGTGATGATCGCCACCTTCATGGAAGTGCTGGACACCTCCGTGGCCAACGTGGCCCTGCCCCACATCGCGGGCAACCTCTCGGCCACGGTGGACGAGGCCACCTGGGTGCTCACCTCGTACCTGGTGGCCAACGCCGTGGTGCTTCCCCTGGGCGGGTACCTGGGGGGGCTCTTCGGGCGCAAGCGGTTCTACATGACCTGCGTGGGGATCTTCACGGTCTCCAGCATGCTGTGCGGCCTCGCCCCCAGCCTGCCCTGGCTGATCTTCTTCCGCATCATGCAGGGGCTGGGCGGCGGCGCCCTGCAGCCCACCTCCCAGGCCATCCTGGTGGAGAACTTCCCCCCGGAAAAGCGGGGCGCGGCCATGGCCCTCTACGGCATGGGCGTCGTGCTGGCCCCCATCGTGGGCCCCGTGCTGGGCGGATGGATCACGGACAACTACAGCTGGCACTGGATCTTCCTCATCAACATCCCGGTGGGCATCCTGTCGCTGTTCCTCACCTACCGCATGGTGCACGATCCCCCGACCCTCAAGCGCATGTCCGTCAAGGACGGCTTCAAGGTGGACTACCTGGGCATCGGCGTCCTCACCCTGGGCCTGGCGGCCCTGGAGATCGTCCTGGACGAGGGCCAGCGCCGGGACTGGTTCGCCTCCAACCTCATCCTGGTGTGCGCCGTGCTGGCCGTGGTGTGCCTGGTGGGCGTGGTGTTCTACCTGCTGCGCAAGGACCACCCCATCCTGGACCTGCGCCTGCTCAAGGACCGGAACTTCGCCGTGTCCACGGTAATGCTCTTCGTGCTGGGCTTCGTGCTCTATGGAAGCCTGGCGCTCCTGCCCATCTTCCTGCAGACGCTCCTGGGCTACACGGCCAGCCTCAGCGGCTGGATCCTCAGCCCCGGCGGCGTGGTGATCCTGCTCATGATGCCGGTGGTGGCCATGCTGCTGCGGAAGTTCGACACCCGCATCCTCATCGCCGCCGGGTTCGCCACCTGCGGCGCGGGCCTGCTGTGGATGTCCCGGTTCAATCTGCAGGTGCCCTTCGACACCGCCATGTATTCCCGGTGCCTGCAGAGCTTCGGGCTGGCGTTCCTCTTCGTGCCCATGAACGTCACGGCCTTCCAGAACGTGCCCATGGACAAGACCAGCTACGCCACGGGCATGATGAACCTGGTGCGCAACATCGGCGGGTCCACGGGCATCGCCCTGGTGAGCACCATCCTCGCCCGGCGCAGCCAGGTGCACCAGGCCAGCCTGGTGGCCAACCTCCATCCGGCGAGCCTCGCCTACCAGGGCTTCCTGGACAAGGCCTCCCACGTGCTGGTGGCCAAGGGCGCCTCGGCCCCCGACGCCGCGCACCAGGCCCAGGGCATGGCCTACGGCCTGCTCCAGAGGCAGGCCACGATGATGGCCTTCTCGGACACGTTCTGGGTCATGGGCGTCCTGTGCTTCGCCCTGCTGCCCCTGATCCTCCTCATGCGAAAGACCATGGCCGGCAGGAAGCCGGTGGTCATGGACCACTGA
- a CDS encoding HlyD family secretion protein, whose amino-acid sequence MSDMTEQIETPAKTGRKRTLLLAVGAVAVLVAGGMWLHYKDRVSTDDAQVDGHLVPVSCKVGGSVEKVLVEDNQAVKAGDVLVQLDARDLQARVDQARAALAQAEAQVASSHADTDKARSSYDQARSSDLQVAEANLEAARSTLETAKADQERTRPLAERQEISAQAFDAYRNRFEVADSQYKAAQRRLASVRQESDIRKAGLGAQEARTVQAKAGILAAKANLEALELQLSYTRITAPVDGVVTRKSVELGQIIQPGQGLLTLVPLHQTWITANFKETQLRKVHVGQEAEVTVDMNGLVLRGTVDSIAASTGSRLSLLPPENAVGNFVKVVQRIPVKIKLDPRDADRVVLRPGMNVDATILTR is encoded by the coding sequence ATGAGCGATATGACCGAACAGATCGAGACCCCCGCCAAGACGGGCCGCAAGCGCACCCTCCTCCTGGCCGTGGGCGCCGTGGCGGTGCTGGTGGCCGGCGGCATGTGGCTCCACTACAAGGACCGCGTCTCCACCGACGACGCCCAGGTGGACGGGCACCTCGTGCCCGTGTCCTGCAAAGTCGGCGGCAGCGTGGAGAAGGTCCTCGTGGAGGACAACCAGGCCGTGAAGGCGGGGGACGTGCTGGTGCAGCTGGACGCCCGGGACCTGCAGGCCCGGGTGGACCAGGCCCGGGCGGCCCTGGCCCAGGCCGAGGCCCAGGTGGCCTCCTCCCACGCCGACACCGACAAGGCCCGCTCCTCCTACGACCAGGCCCGCAGTTCCGACCTGCAGGTGGCCGAGGCCAACCTGGAGGCCGCCAGGTCCACCCTGGAGACCGCCAAGGCCGACCAGGAGCGCACCCGCCCCCTGGCCGAGCGCCAGGAGATCTCCGCCCAGGCCTTCGACGCCTACCGCAACCGCTTCGAGGTGGCCGACAGCCAGTACAAGGCCGCCCAGCGCCGCCTGGCCAGCGTCCGCCAGGAATCCGATATCCGCAAGGCCGGCCTGGGCGCGCAGGAGGCCCGCACGGTGCAGGCCAAGGCCGGCATCCTCGCCGCCAAGGCCAACCTGGAGGCCCTGGAGCTCCAGCTCTCCTACACCCGCATCACGGCCCCCGTGGACGGGGTGGTCACCCGCAAGTCCGTGGAACTGGGCCAGATCATCCAGCCGGGCCAGGGCCTGCTCACGCTGGTGCCCCTGCACCAGACCTGGATCACCGCCAACTTCAAGGAGACCCAGCTGCGCAAGGTGCACGTGGGCCAGGAGGCGGAAGTCACGGTGGACATGAACGGCCTGGTGCTGCGCGGCACGGTGGATTCCATCGCGGCCTCCACGGGCTCGCGCCTGTCCCTGCTGCCCCCCGAGAACGCCGTGGGCAACTTCGTCAAGGTCGTCCAGCGCATCCCCGTGAAGATCAAGCTGGACCCCAGGGACGCCGACCGCGTGGTCCTGCGCCCCGGCATGAACGTCGACGCCACCATCCTCACCCGCTGA
- a CDS encoding TolC family protein, translating into MLRITPREQDTGLTLVLEGKLAGAWVAELAQAWSGWQGRTDPAKAVLDLRDVRFIDEAGRELLARIHGEGAGLVGSGCYVGPIIQSILNGGELGAAGLRFLWLPLLGLAAAGTLAAAEPAVRLSMAQALDQALTRNPEIHKSLLNIAQSQDERRLAASALMPTVEGVAGYNRTKQNLDSFLGIPSKGGPEVVGPFNSGQVGIRAEAPLFDLSLYQRWKASRHGEASAQAQSRVAREGIAALVVGQYLRTQRATESVKAAESRVELAGALEKLAEDQQKNGLGTKLDTLRAQVQVQNERQRLIQARTQVSTARFGLVKLLDLDPSTDIILTDPLTAPEAVAFTFQEAYGKGLSQRPEVAALDAREQAALSLRDSARSLRLPSLVVTGSYASMGLSPNQPWVPTYTVGLGVKVPLFTGGRISAQTAKAKLELDRVAEERKEIKAQVGLEVQVAQAEMDAARSEVDVATQAVALAEEALVQARHRFEAGVSNNIEVVNAQDELARATDNRINALWRLNQSRADLAKAMGQLEPLFAGKRSR; encoded by the coding sequence ATGCTTCGAATAACTCCCAGGGAACAGGACACGGGGCTCACCCTGGTTCTGGAAGGCAAGCTGGCGGGGGCCTGGGTGGCTGAGCTGGCCCAGGCCTGGAGCGGTTGGCAGGGGCGCACGGATCCCGCGAAGGCGGTGCTGGACCTGCGGGACGTGAGGTTCATCGACGAGGCGGGGCGCGAGCTGCTGGCGCGCATCCACGGGGAGGGGGCGGGGCTGGTGGGATCGGGGTGCTACGTGGGGCCCATCATCCAGTCCATCCTGAACGGCGGGGAGCTGGGGGCGGCGGGGCTGCGGTTCCTGTGGCTGCCCCTGCTGGGGCTGGCGGCGGCGGGCACCCTGGCCGCGGCGGAGCCCGCGGTGCGGCTGAGCATGGCCCAGGCCCTGGACCAGGCCCTCACCCGCAACCCCGAGATCCACAAGTCGCTCCTGAACATCGCCCAGAGCCAGGATGAACGGCGCCTGGCGGCGTCGGCCCTGATGCCCACGGTGGAAGGGGTGGCGGGCTACAACCGCACCAAGCAGAACCTGGATTCCTTCCTGGGCATCCCCAGCAAGGGGGGGCCCGAGGTGGTGGGGCCCTTCAATTCGGGCCAGGTGGGCATCCGCGCCGAGGCGCCGCTGTTCGACCTGAGCCTCTACCAGCGCTGGAAGGCCAGCCGCCATGGCGAGGCCTCGGCCCAGGCCCAGTCCCGGGTGGCGCGGGAGGGCATCGCGGCCCTGGTGGTGGGGCAGTACCTGCGCACCCAGCGGGCCACGGAATCCGTGAAGGCCGCCGAAAGCCGGGTGGAGCTGGCCGGCGCCCTGGAGAAGCTGGCCGAGGACCAGCAGAAGAACGGCCTGGGCACGAAGCTGGACACCCTGCGGGCCCAGGTGCAGGTGCAGAACGAGCGCCAGCGCCTCATCCAGGCCCGGACCCAGGTGAGCACGGCCCGCTTCGGCCTCGTCAAGCTCCTGGACCTGGATCCCTCCACGGACATCATCCTCACGGATCCCCTGACGGCGCCCGAGGCCGTGGCCTTCACCTTCCAGGAGGCCTACGGCAAGGGCCTGAGCCAGCGCCCCGAAGTGGCCGCGCTGGACGCCCGGGAGCAGGCCGCGCTGAGCCTGCGGGATTCCGCCCGCAGCCTGCGGCTGCCCAGCCTGGTGGTCACGGGGTCCTACGCCTCCATGGGGCTCTCCCCCAACCAGCCCTGGGTTCCCACCTACACCGTGGGCCTGGGGGTCAAGGTGCCGCTGTTCACCGGCGGCAGGATCTCCGCCCAGACCGCCAAGGCCAAGCTCGAGCTCGACCGGGTCGCGGAGGAGCGCAAGGAGATCAAGGCCCAGGTGGGCCTCGAGGTGCAGGTGGCCCAGGCCGAGATGGACGCCGCGCGCAGCGAGGTGGACGTGGCCACCCAGGCCGTGGCCCTGGCCGAGGAGGCCCTGGTCCAGGCCCGGCACCGGTTCGAGGCCGGCGTGAGCAACAACATCGAAGTCGTCAACGCCCAGGACGAGCTGGCCCGGGCCACCGACAACCGCATCAACGCCCTCTGGCGCCTCAACCAGTCCCGGGCGGACCTGGCCAAGGCCATGGGCCAGCTGGAACCCCTCTTCGCCGGAAAACGGAGCCGATAA
- a CDS encoding sigma 54-interacting transcriptional regulator, whose product MCRNPGAGSGALGAPGGPDIISRMNVTAAARSFRDMEAPRLAQLLDAAAELGPCRDLGTLGPALFRVLQASLPVHRLALWLGDPEEIRPETVWTAELGEDGFLVQVEPHPGLVDLTRNLQTDLWIPGEACAGEGSGRLLRESGYRSWVLLPLRTPERLVGGLALASREPGAFGEAGPAYLVFLAKFVASFTLKILRLRQLDEANANLTRERDQQRVLLQITNELVEHRDPRDLFQAIASSLRERFAFDGIALVLVQEEADPLLRFLDYPTNRGHMQENQAFTVKNGPSQQAMDLRRALVFTRADLDAFEGPIPQVLVKGEGLAAMCCVPLVSRNRVMGVLSFLSRRADAFPATTVDLLSRVAAQVAIALDNAFAYEEIQTLRDQLAQENLYLQEEMDKDFGMEIVGRSPSLQKVLRQVETVAPSDATVLLLGETGTGKELMARAIHSLSPRAERGFVQINCASIPAGLVESELFGHEKGAFTGAIAPKTGRLELAHQGTLFLDEIGDLPLELQPKLLRALQERQFERVGGTRPRKVDLRLIAATNRDLTAMVEAREFRADLFYRLNVFPIRVPPLRERKEDIPTLVRYFTQKFAHRMHRPIESIPTRAMETLVAWDWPGNIRELENVIERSVILSRGRDLEIPFAELQAERPAPAPAETLEDADRAHILKALAATHGKVGGADGAAARLGMKRTTLQSRMRKLGI is encoded by the coding sequence ATGTGCCGGAACCCCGGGGCGGGTTCCGGCGCCCTGGGCGCGCCGGGCGGGCCTGATATCATCTCCCGCATGAACGTCACCGCGGCCGCCCGGAGCTTCCGGGACATGGAGGCACCCCGCCTCGCCCAGCTCCTGGACGCGGCCGCGGAACTGGGCCCCTGCAGGGATCTGGGCACCCTGGGGCCGGCCCTCTTCCGCGTGCTGCAGGCCTCCCTGCCGGTGCATCGCCTGGCGCTCTGGCTGGGGGATCCGGAGGAGATCCGGCCCGAGACGGTGTGGACGGCGGAGCTGGGCGAGGACGGCTTCCTGGTGCAGGTGGAGCCCCACCCGGGCCTCGTGGACCTCACGCGCAACCTCCAGACGGATCTGTGGATCCCCGGCGAGGCCTGCGCCGGGGAAGGATCGGGGCGGCTCCTGCGGGAAAGCGGGTACCGCTCCTGGGTGCTGCTGCCCCTGCGCACCCCCGAGCGGCTCGTGGGGGGCCTGGCCCTGGCCAGCCGCGAACCCGGCGCCTTCGGGGAGGCGGGGCCGGCCTACCTGGTCTTCCTGGCGAAATTCGTGGCCTCCTTCACCCTGAAGATCCTGCGACTGCGCCAGCTGGACGAGGCCAACGCGAACCTCACCCGGGAGCGGGACCAGCAGCGCGTCCTCCTCCAGATCACCAACGAGCTGGTGGAGCACCGGGATCCCCGGGACCTCTTCCAGGCCATCGCCTCCAGCCTGCGGGAGCGCTTCGCCTTCGACGGGATCGCCCTGGTGCTGGTGCAGGAGGAGGCAGACCCCCTCCTGCGGTTCCTGGACTACCCCACCAACCGCGGCCACATGCAGGAGAACCAGGCCTTCACCGTGAAGAACGGCCCCAGCCAGCAGGCCATGGACCTGCGCAGGGCCCTGGTGTTCACCCGGGCCGACCTGGACGCCTTCGAAGGCCCCATCCCCCAGGTCCTGGTCAAGGGCGAGGGCCTGGCGGCCATGTGCTGCGTGCCGCTGGTGTCCCGGAACCGGGTGATGGGGGTGCTCTCCTTCCTGAGCCGCAGGGCCGACGCCTTCCCCGCGACCACGGTGGACCTGCTGTCCCGGGTGGCGGCCCAGGTGGCCATCGCCCTGGACAACGCCTTCGCCTACGAGGAGATCCAGACGCTCCGGGACCAGCTGGCCCAGGAGAACCTCTACCTGCAGGAGGAGATGGACAAGGACTTCGGCATGGAGATCGTGGGCCGCAGCCCCTCCCTGCAGAAGGTGCTGCGCCAGGTGGAGACCGTGGCCCCGTCGGACGCCACCGTGCTGCTGCTGGGCGAGACCGGCACCGGCAAGGAGCTCATGGCCCGGGCCATCCACTCCCTGAGCCCCCGCGCCGAGCGCGGCTTCGTGCAGATCAACTGCGCGTCCATCCCCGCGGGCCTGGTGGAGAGCGAACTGTTCGGCCACGAGAAGGGGGCCTTCACCGGCGCCATCGCCCCGAAGACGGGCCGCCTGGAGCTGGCCCACCAGGGGACCCTCTTCCTGGACGAGATCGGCGACCTGCCCCTGGAGCTGCAGCCCAAGCTGCTGCGGGCCCTCCAGGAGCGGCAGTTCGAGCGCGTCGGCGGCACGCGTCCCCGCAAGGTGGACCTGCGGCTCATCGCCGCCACCAACCGCGACCTCACCGCCATGGTGGAAGCACGGGAGTTCCGCGCGGACCTCTTCTACCGCCTCAACGTCTTCCCCATCCGCGTCCCGCCCCTGCGGGAGCGCAAGGAGGACATCCCCACCCTGGTGCGCTACTTCACCCAGAAATTCGCCCACCGCATGCATCGCCCCATCGAATCCATCCCCACCCGGGCCATGGAGACCCTGGTGGCCTGGGACTGGCCCGGCAACATCCGCGAACTGGAGAACGTCATCGAGCGCTCCGTCATCCTCAGCCGCGGCCGCGACCTGGAGATCCCCTTCGCCGAACTCCAGGCCGAGCGCCCCGCCCCCGCCCCGGCCGAGACCTTGGAGGACGCGGACCGCGCCCACATCCTCAAAGCCCTCGCCGCCACCCACGGCAAGGTCGGGGGCGCGGATGGGGCGGCGGCGAGGCTGGGGATGAAGCGCACGACGCTGCAGAGCAGGATGAGGAAGCTTGGGATCTGA
- a CDS encoding outer membrane beta-barrel protein, whose product MSPSTRMLLIAPLLAAAPLAAAEAGFGAQLHLAKPLGTFSDARHLDNTLGWGLGLMVPVDFGAGQGLRPKLDYLSFRRGAGDQRYKADALLLMADYTCFVADEAEGGYVFAGLGLHSTRLDATRGIGPLVTGARHTHTGFAFNVGLGYAFTRNFTFEVKYLGMDMGRLAYTLPATTDPSFMANAIVGSLGYKF is encoded by the coding sequence ATGTCCCCAAGCACGCGTATGCTCCTGATCGCCCCGCTCCTGGCCGCGGCGCCCCTGGCCGCCGCCGAGGCGGGCTTCGGCGCCCAGCTCCATCTGGCCAAGCCCCTGGGCACCTTCTCCGATGCCCGCCACCTGGACAACACCCTGGGCTGGGGCCTGGGCCTCATGGTGCCCGTGGACTTCGGCGCCGGCCAAGGTCTCCGCCCCAAGCTGGACTACCTCTCCTTCCGCCGCGGCGCCGGGGACCAGCGCTACAAGGCCGACGCCCTGCTCCTCATGGCCGACTACACCTGCTTCGTGGCCGACGAAGCCGAGGGCGGCTACGTCTTCGCCGGCCTGGGCCTCCACTCCACCCGCCTGGACGCCACCCGGGGCATCGGCCCCCTGGTCACCGGCGCGCGGCACACCCACACCGGCTTCGCCTTCAACGTCGGCCTCGGCTACGCCTTCACCCGGAACTTCACCTTCGAAGTGAAGTACCTCGGCATGGACATGGGCCGCCTCGCCTACACCCTCCCCGCCACCACCGACCCCTCCTTCATGGCCAACGCCATCGTCGGCTCCCTGGGCTACAAGTTCTAG